The following proteins come from a genomic window of Streptomyces sp. Sge12:
- a CDS encoding RNA-binding protein, with amino-acid sequence MLEEALEHLVKGIVDNPDEVQVASRNLRRGQVLEVRVHPDDLGKVIGRNGRTARALRTVVGAIGGRGIRVDLVDVDQVR; translated from the coding sequence ATGCTCGAGGAGGCTCTTGAGCACCTCGTAAAGGGCATTGTGGACAACCCCGACGAAGTGCAGGTCGCCTCGCGCAACCTGCGCCGCGGGCAGGTGCTCGAGGTCCGGGTCCACCCCGACGACCTCGGCAAGGTGATCGGCCGCAACGGCCGCACCGCACGTGCTCTGCGTACCGTCGTGGGCGCCATCGGCGGCCGGGGCATCCGCGTCGACCTCGTCGACGTGGACCAGGTCCGCTGA
- the rpsP gene encoding 30S ribosomal protein S16, with amino-acid sequence MAVKIKLKRLGKIRQPHYRIVVADARTRRDGRAIEEIGIYHPTYNPSRIEVNAERAQYWLSVGAQPTEAVLAILKLTGDWQAHKGLPAPAPLLQPETKESKRRSFDEFAKALEGIGEGKGEAITQKAKKADKKADEAEAAAESTEA; translated from the coding sequence GTGGCAGTCAAGATCAAGCTCAAGCGCCTCGGCAAGATTCGCCAGCCGCACTACCGCATCGTCGTCGCCGACGCCCGCACCCGCCGGGACGGTCGCGCGATCGAAGAGATCGGTATCTACCACCCGACGTACAACCCGTCGCGCATCGAGGTCAACGCCGAGCGTGCGCAGTACTGGCTGTCCGTCGGCGCCCAGCCCACCGAGGCTGTGCTCGCCATCCTGAAGCTGACCGGTGACTGGCAGGCCCACAAGGGTCTCCCCGCCCCCGCGCCGCTCCTGCAGCCGGAGACGAAGGAGAGCAAGCGTCGCTCCTTCGACGAGTTCGCCAAGGCCCTCGAGGGCATCGGCGAGGGCAAGGGCGAGGCCATCACGCAGAAGGCGAAGAAGGCCGACAAGAAGGCGGACGAGGCTGAGGCCGCCGCCGAGTCGACCGAGGCCTGA